Proteins encoded together in one Deltaproteobacteria bacterium window:
- a CDS encoding two-component sensor histidine kinase: MIVSSAKKKEYASINRTVLTSMILVPMIPFTLILCIGFIHFRSSIQTGTTTNMQRIVEDHCQLIEAFLEERRSDLELIGNAVPFEELRQPTKLRSIYDHMQKVSQAFVDIGVFDENGTHLAYHGPYNLEGKNYRDADWFKEVLDRGYYISDVFLGYRHVPHFVIAVARRNTKNTWVIRATIDSQLFQTLVDKIRIGDTGEAYIINRQGVLQTRRRSGGDLLQSVEPPPGASLSGRQTESHLYQDQSGIDFLYTVTRLKTKTWYLVVRQEKKDAFRALRSTAFIITVIAVAGGLIIILTAVYLTGRIVWRLQRIDTEKEQLNQQLVGASRLAELGEMAAGFAHEINNPLQIISNEHVLIEMGVDSLRESCADQEQEAFQEISESLSQVKLQLSRCARITQAILKFGRQGEPTYEDIDLNAFVRETTAIVAQKARVNGILLKENIMTDRAVIHGDASQLQQVLLNLYNNAFDAIASKHGTSGGMLSVETLKKDRGMVEIRVQDNGCGIRKEDAAKVFSPFFTTKPVGQGTGLGLSVCYGIVQKMNGSMEVESSPGAGATFIIHLPITSAGGKSRHGG, from the coding sequence ATGATCGTCAGTTCAGCTAAGAAGAAGGAATACGCATCCATCAACCGCACCGTTCTCACCAGCATGATTCTGGTGCCCATGATTCCCTTTACCCTGATTTTGTGCATCGGGTTCATTCACTTTAGATCCTCGATTCAAACCGGCACCACGACCAACATGCAGCGCATCGTGGAAGACCACTGTCAGCTCATCGAAGCCTTTCTTGAAGAACGGCGCTCGGATCTCGAATTGATTGGCAACGCTGTCCCCTTCGAGGAACTGCGGCAGCCCACCAAGCTCCGCTCCATATACGACCACATGCAGAAAGTTTCGCAGGCCTTTGTGGACATAGGCGTGTTTGACGAAAACGGCACGCACCTGGCCTACCATGGCCCCTACAACCTGGAAGGAAAAAATTACCGGGATGCCGACTGGTTCAAAGAAGTCCTCGACCGGGGATATTACATCAGCGACGTGTTTTTAGGGTACCGGCATGTGCCTCATTTTGTGATAGCCGTTGCCCGCCGGAACACGAAAAACACCTGGGTCATCCGGGCCACCATCGACTCTCAGCTGTTTCAGACGCTTGTCGACAAAATCAGGATCGGCGATACGGGCGAAGCCTATATCATCAACCGCCAGGGGGTGCTGCAGACCCGGCGCAGGTCCGGCGGTGACCTTCTGCAAAGCGTCGAACCGCCGCCGGGTGCATCCCTTTCCGGCCGACAGACCGAATCACACCTGTACCAGGATCAAAGCGGCATCGACTTTCTCTATACGGTCACGCGGCTCAAAACCAAGACATGGTACCTGGTCGTGCGCCAGGAAAAAAAGGATGCTTTCAGGGCGCTGCGTTCAACCGCGTTCATCATCACCGTCATCGCCGTTGCCGGCGGCCTGATCATTATCCTGACCGCCGTATACCTCACCGGACGCATTGTCTGGCGTCTCCAACGCATCGATACGGAAAAAGAGCAACTCAACCAGCAACTGGTGGGGGCCAGCCGCCTGGCCGAACTCGGCGAAATGGCCGCGGGTTTTGCCCATGAAATCAACAATCCCCTCCAGATCATCAGCAACGAACACGTGCTCATCGAAATGGGAGTCGATTCGTTGCGGGAAAGCTGCGCCGATCAGGAACAGGAAGCGTTTCAGGAAATCAGCGAATCTTTGTCACAGGTCAAGCTTCAGCTTTCGCGCTGCGCCAGGATAACCCAGGCCATACTCAAGTTCGGCCGCCAGGGAGAGCCGACCTACGAGGATATCGATTTAAACGCTTTCGTTCGTGAAACCACGGCCATTGTCGCTCAGAAAGCCCGCGTGAACGGCATTCTGCTCAAAGAAAACATCATGACCGACAGGGCCGTCATCCACGGGGATGCCTCGCAGCTTCAGCAGGTGCTCCTGAACCTCTACAACAACGCCTTCGACGCCATTGCAAGCAAACACGGGACGTCCGGCGGCATGCTGTCTGTGGAAACCCTGAAAAAAGATCGAGGCATGGTGGAAATCCGCGTGCAGGACAACGGGTGCGGGATCCGCAAGGAAGATGCTGCCAAGGTGTTTTCACCCTTCTTCACCACCAAGCCGGTGGGACAAGGAACCGGCCTCGGACTTTCGGTCTGCTATGGCATTGTCCAGAAAATGAACGGCAGCATGGAGGTCGAAAGCAGTCCCGGAGCCGGCGCGACATTCATCATACACCTGCCGATAACGTCGGCCGGAGGAAAAAGCAGGCACGGGGGATGA
- a CDS encoding sigma-54 dependent transcriptional regulator — MNKILIIDDDDQLRKSFERLLREEGYKVSSAPSGETGIRMIEEACPDLVIVDVRLPGINGLETFRTIKEIEAKLPVIIMTAYGSTETAIEATRQGAFDYVLKPFDIDEMLRIIRQALDAGRFMRYAVDMDAAPGQIEKDAIIGRSEAMQAVYKAIGRVAVTDATVLIRGESGTGKELIARAVYQYSRRAERPFLVINCVAIPETLLESELFGYEKGAFTGAAHRRIGKIEQANGGTIFLDEIGDMPLSLQAKILRLLQEKSIERLGGRQTIPVDVRIIAATNRDLEASIAEGTFREDLYYRLKVITIWLPPLRERAADILLLTNYYLTRYAAELGLKNPGITEKALDLLSAGAWQGNIRELANMIQKMLIFNRGAPIDKEDVVLASSGMQPAAEAAQNSSLENEIRIWVQEAVKRGDRQPIFESSMDKFAGIVLNEVLTITQGNRSQAAKILGLSRPTLHAKIEKYNLQIETMVKKMTPS; from the coding sequence TTGAATAAAATTTTAATCATCGATGATGACGATCAACTGCGCAAAAGCTTCGAAAGGTTGTTGCGTGAAGAAGGCTACAAGGTCAGCAGCGCCCCGTCGGGGGAAACCGGAATCCGCATGATCGAGGAGGCCTGTCCGGATCTCGTTATCGTCGATGTTCGCCTCCCGGGCATCAACGGGCTGGAAACATTCAGGACTATCAAAGAGATTGAAGCCAAGCTGCCGGTCATCATCATGACGGCTTACGGCTCCACGGAGACCGCCATCGAGGCCACACGCCAGGGAGCTTTCGACTACGTGCTCAAACCCTTCGATATCGACGAAATGCTACGAATCATCAGGCAGGCCTTGGATGCCGGGCGCTTCATGCGCTATGCCGTGGATATGGACGCCGCTCCGGGGCAGATCGAAAAGGATGCCATCATCGGCCGCAGCGAAGCAATGCAGGCAGTCTACAAGGCTATCGGGCGCGTGGCGGTTACCGATGCCACCGTTCTCATCCGGGGAGAATCCGGCACCGGCAAAGAACTGATCGCCAGAGCCGTGTATCAATACAGCCGAAGGGCGGAAAGGCCCTTCCTGGTGATCAACTGCGTGGCCATTCCCGAAACCCTCCTGGAAAGCGAACTGTTCGGCTATGAAAAAGGAGCCTTTACGGGTGCGGCTCACCGGCGTATCGGCAAAATAGAGCAGGCCAACGGTGGAACCATTTTCCTGGATGAAATCGGCGACATGCCCTTGAGCCTGCAAGCCAAGATATTGCGGCTGCTTCAGGAAAAGAGCATCGAGCGCCTCGGCGGCAGACAAACCATTCCGGTGGACGTCCGCATCATCGCGGCCACCAACAGGGACCTGGAGGCATCCATAGCGGAGGGAACGTTCAGGGAAGACCTCTACTACCGCCTCAAGGTGATTACCATATGGCTGCCGCCGCTGCGGGAAAGGGCCGCCGACATTCTCCTGTTGACCAATTACTACCTGACGCGCTACGCTGCCGAGTTGGGTCTGAAAAATCCCGGGATCACCGAAAAGGCCCTGGACCTGCTGTCTGCCGGTGCCTGGCAGGGCAACATCCGCGAGCTTGCCAACATGATTCAAAAAATGCTCATCTTCAATCGCGGTGCCCCCATAGATAAAGAGGATGTCGTCCTTGCTTCGAGCGGAATGCAGCCGGCTGCCGAAGCCGCTCAGAACAGCAGCCTGGAAAACGAAATCAGAATATGGGTCCAGGAAGCTGTCAAGCGGGGCGACCGCCAGCCCATTTTTGAAAGCAGCATGGATAAATTCGCCGGCATCGTGCTCAATGAAGTTCTGACCATAACCCAGGGAAACCGTTCCCAGGCCGCTAAAATTCTGGGGCTCTCCAGGCCGACGCTGCACGCCAAAATTGAAAAATACAACCTCCAAATCGAAACCATGGTAAAAAAGATGACACCTTCGTAA
- a CDS encoding response regulator: MNKRIKVLMVDDEAQFRTTTQKILSRKGFDTVLAADGKEALSLLSENPDVVILDIKMPGMDGLAVLEEIRKRQPQIPVIMLTGHGGLPSAHKSMEEGAFDYLTKPCDADMLASKITEAVETGKRPEAEDERRVLGVMVPLKEYTVVNGKQSVREAVMALQQSFMSSMATDRILEIGHRSILVKGDSDEVIGILAITDLLNLIMPDYLTSPKPSLADSIQYSPMFWKGMFCNEIKKKADRKVEDVMSPVPLTIDGTACLMEAAYSMYRNKARRLLVVLSGKTAGILREQDLFFEMKRYLEN; encoded by the coding sequence ATGAATAAACGCATAAAAGTGTTGATGGTCGACGACGAAGCGCAGTTTCGCACCACAACCCAGAAAATCCTCTCCCGCAAGGGATTCGACACCGTTCTGGCAGCCGATGGAAAAGAAGCGCTTTCCCTGCTGTCTGAAAATCCGGACGTCGTTATTTTAGACATCAAGATGCCGGGTATGGACGGCCTTGCCGTTCTGGAAGAGATCCGGAAGCGGCAGCCCCAAATCCCCGTGATCATGCTCACAGGGCACGGGGGGCTTCCTTCGGCCCACAAGTCCATGGAAGAAGGTGCCTTCGACTATCTGACAAAACCATGCGACGCCGACATGCTGGCTTCGAAAATTACCGAAGCCGTCGAAACCGGAAAAAGGCCGGAAGCCGAAGACGAAAGGCGCGTTTTGGGGGTCATGGTACCGCTGAAGGAGTACACCGTCGTCAACGGTAAACAGTCGGTGCGGGAAGCGGTCATGGCCCTTCAGCAATCGTTCATGAGCAGCATGGCGACCGACCGGATTCTGGAAATCGGCCACCGGTCCATCCTGGTAAAGGGCGACAGCGACGAAGTGATCGGCATCCTGGCGATTACCGACCTGCTAAACCTGATCATGCCCGACTACCTGACTTCACCCAAGCCTTCCCTGGCCGACAGCATTCAGTACTCACCCATGTTCTGGAAGGGCATGTTCTGTAATGAAATCAAGAAAAAGGCCGACCGTAAGGTTGAGGACGTCATGTCACCGGTGCCCCTGACCATCGATGGAACCGCGTGTCTGATGGAAGCGGCCTACAGCATGTATCGCAACAAGGCGAGACGCCTTCTGGTCGTGTTGTCCGGAAAGACCGCCGGGATACTGCGAGAACAAGACCTGTTTTTCGAAATGAAACGCTACCTGGAAAATTGA
- a CDS encoding histidine kinase yields the protein MWNKLTLRGKVMGMLGTLMALTLLGGAVLIGYTYRIEDLFLEVTEKELLAYQSAEALATSLVNQKGFVSYYFMDGDPDWLRQLGEYRQIFKGRLKEARIYSEDENERSLLDTIARENRRFVQTQDIVISHYEAGQRKAGETLHHEARKDFFQILEHCAFYKDLRKEKIMGAKEANQALARRLRISAVSGIMAFLLVGFLLAAFLIREILQPIRRLALETGEPEQSVGSKNVVQSLSLRIHDLVQDYNQTSVHLEKSRAHLLQAEKMAMVGKLAAGMAHSIRNPFTSVQMRLFSLKRSLEMDPVQQEDFDVIAEEIQHIDTIVQNFLEFSRTPKMKIQTVSPSTIVDNTLQLLKHRLNSYDVTVKLTREEPLPKVQADSEQIKEVLINIIINACEVMNAGGSITICEEAVGEPGEQSAVIHLTDDGPGMPAAVSEKVFDPFFTTKEEGTGLGLSIVKRIIEEHGGSVSLVSSEGGGTTFTIDIPVEGGIR from the coding sequence ATGTGGAATAAGCTGACATTGAGGGGCAAGGTAATGGGAATGCTCGGCACGCTCATGGCCCTGACCCTTTTGGGGGGAGCGGTACTCATCGGGTACACCTATCGCATCGAGGATCTTTTCCTGGAGGTAACCGAAAAGGAACTGCTCGCTTATCAATCCGCCGAAGCACTGGCGACGTCGCTGGTAAACCAGAAGGGTTTCGTTTCCTATTACTTCATGGACGGGGACCCGGACTGGCTCAGACAGCTGGGAGAATACCGCCAGATCTTCAAGGGGCGTCTCAAGGAAGCCCGAATCTATTCGGAGGATGAAAACGAAAGGAGCCTTCTGGACACCATTGCCAGGGAAAATAGGCGTTTCGTCCAGACCCAGGATATCGTTATCTCCCATTATGAGGCCGGGCAGCGCAAAGCCGGCGAAACGCTGCATCACGAAGCCCGCAAGGACTTTTTCCAGATTCTGGAACACTGCGCCTTTTACAAGGACCTCAGAAAAGAAAAAATCATGGGCGCCAAGGAGGCCAATCAGGCACTTGCCCGCCGTCTGCGGATTTCAGCGGTGAGCGGCATCATGGCTTTCCTCCTGGTGGGGTTTTTACTGGCCGCTTTTCTGATCCGGGAAATTCTGCAGCCCATCCGCAGGCTGGCTCTGGAAACCGGTGAGCCGGAACAGTCCGTCGGATCCAAGAACGTTGTCCAGAGCTTGAGTCTCAGGATTCACGACCTGGTGCAGGATTACAATCAAACCTCCGTCCACCTTGAGAAAAGCCGTGCCCACCTCCTCCAGGCCGAAAAAATGGCCATGGTCGGAAAGCTCGCCGCGGGAATGGCGCACAGTATCCGCAATCCCTTTACATCGGTCCAGATGCGCCTTTTTTCATTGAAGCGCTCTTTGGAAATGGACCCGGTGCAACAGGAGGACTTCGACGTCATCGCCGAAGAAATTCAGCATATCGATACCATCGTGCAGAATTTTCTCGAATTTTCCCGAACGCCTAAAATGAAAATCCAAACCGTCAGTCCCTCCACCATCGTCGACAACACCCTGCAGCTCTTGAAACATCGCCTCAATTCCTATGATGTCACGGTTAAATTGACCCGTGAGGAGCCCCTTCCGAAGGTCCAGGCCGATTCCGAGCAGATCAAGGAAGTGCTTATCAACATCATCATCAACGCGTGTGAAGTAATGAACGCCGGCGGCTCGATAACCATTTGCGAGGAGGCCGTCGGAGAGCCCGGGGAACAATCGGCGGTGATTCATCTGACCGACGATGGTCCGGGCATGCCCGCCGCGGTCAGCGAAAAGGTGTTCGACCCCTTTTTCACCACCAAGGAGGAAGGTACGGGCCTGGGTCTCAGCATTGTCAAACGCATCATCGAAGAGCACGGGGGCAGTGTATCCCTTGTCTCCAGCGAGGGAGGCGGGACGACTTTCACCATCGACATCCCTGTCGAAGGAGGCATTCGTTGA
- a CDS encoding DASS family sodium-coupled anion symporter has translation MTGQKKPKPAGYDKYVDWKLFIIPVVLFAIILVLPTPDGMRDVGTEYAVGPGAVVNHIAEKLFHKKRSDLEQWQLLTAQMMERSMCMGAMGRKRFLERDLKWCRKYSIQADAVNLERGRDYIQRTVSEENFRAIMQEALQLRQQDLVYDQLSGSDKKAADKGTWHIKVAMAMVVFVVFCFLTECIPLPGVAFCIGLILVFTGVTSRQTVAMLYWSDACWFIMGSLMFAAAFVRTGVDKRVCLAIFRKLAVPNVRWITLIFFIIIAPLASFISDHALAAMFLPIGILLYQNSLTPEIPEDPELGKMLMIAIAMACNIGGFGAPSGGARNVIMMTYLEDMFGFDIGYFQWVSYAMPFVLVMIPMTWLAVNWRFKPRITSLAPAMEHLKSEIARMGGWNRSQIMALIIFLVMLWGWFTEKIFFDLGIYPVRLGIGVIAIAGAVAYLLTGIVNWRDYQEKVDWGVVWLYAGAIIFGRVLDETGAAYWMARSCIELLTPLGLNEGLPLMLINNGLTAALTNLMADGPAAAAVGPISLNMAGLVHPGTTFLPFIAMGTAAASSFAYCMIIGTPPNAIVYASGYLGPKDYLRVGLIMWFAANFALIALTALYWIVRGFGGLPAF, from the coding sequence ATGACTGGTCAGAAAAAGCCCAAACCAGCTGGTTATGACAAGTATGTAGATTGGAAGTTGTTCATTATTCCGGTAGTGCTGTTCGCCATTATCCTGGTGTTGCCCACGCCCGACGGCATGCGGGACGTGGGTACTGAATACGCGGTGGGACCCGGGGCGGTGGTCAACCATATTGCCGAAAAGCTTTTTCATAAAAAGAGGAGCGATCTCGAACAGTGGCAGCTTTTGACCGCCCAGATGATGGAGCGCAGCATGTGCATGGGCGCCATGGGTCGGAAGCGCTTTCTCGAACGCGACCTCAAATGGTGCCGGAAGTACAGCATTCAGGCCGACGCCGTCAACCTGGAACGCGGCAGGGACTACATTCAACGCACGGTTTCCGAAGAAAACTTCAGGGCCATCATGCAAGAGGCCCTTCAGCTGAGACAGCAGGACCTCGTTTACGACCAACTGTCCGGATCCGATAAAAAAGCGGCCGACAAAGGAACCTGGCATATCAAGGTGGCCATGGCCATGGTCGTGTTCGTGGTCTTTTGCTTTCTGACCGAGTGCATCCCTCTCCCCGGCGTGGCTTTCTGCATCGGGCTGATCCTCGTCTTTACCGGCGTCACTTCGCGTCAGACAGTAGCCATGCTCTACTGGAGCGATGCCTGCTGGTTCATCATGGGCAGCCTCATGTTCGCGGCCGCCTTCGTAAGAACCGGCGTGGACAAGCGGGTCTGCCTGGCCATCTTCCGGAAACTGGCCGTGCCCAACGTACGTTGGATCACGCTCATCTTCTTTATCATCATCGCGCCCTTGGCCTCGTTCATTTCAGACCATGCCCTCGCAGCCATGTTTCTGCCCATCGGCATCCTTTTGTATCAAAACAGCCTGACCCCGGAAATCCCGGAGGACCCCGAACTGGGTAAAATGCTGATGATCGCCATCGCCATGGCCTGCAACATCGGCGGGTTCGGAGCGCCATCCGGCGGGGCTCGCAACGTGATCATGATGACCTACCTGGAGGACATGTTCGGTTTTGACATCGGCTACTTCCAGTGGGTCAGCTACGCCATGCCCTTTGTCCTGGTGATGATTCCCATGACCTGGCTGGCGGTCAACTGGCGCTTCAAACCCAGAATCACCTCGCTGGCGCCGGCCATGGAACACCTGAAAAGCGAAATCGCCAGGATGGGCGGCTGGAATCGCAGCCAGATCATGGCCCTGATTATCTTCCTGGTCATGCTGTGGGGCTGGTTCACGGAAAAGATTTTCTTCGATCTGGGCATCTATCCGGTGCGCCTGGGTATCGGCGTCATCGCCATCGCCGGCGCCGTGGCCTATCTTTTGACCGGCATCGTCAATTGGCGCGACTATCAGGAAAAAGTGGACTGGGGGGTAGTCTGGCTATATGCCGGGGCCATCATCTTCGGGCGGGTCCTGGATGAAACCGGAGCCGCATACTGGATGGCCAGGAGCTGTATCGAGCTTCTGACGCCGCTGGGGCTGAACGAAGGCCTGCCCCTGATGCTCATCAACAACGGGCTGACCGCCGCCCTCACCAACCTGATGGCCGACGGCCCCGCCGCCGCCGCTGTGGGCCCCATTTCATTAAACATGGCCGGCCTGGTGCATCCGGGCACTACCTTTCTGCCCTTTATCGCCATGGGAACAGCCGCGGCTTCATCCTTTGCCTACTGTATGATCATCGGCACGCCACCCAATGCGATCGTATACGCCAGCGGCTACCTGGGGCCCAAGGATTATCTCAGGGTGGGTTTGATCATGTGGTTTGCTGCCAACTTCGCCCTCATAGCGCTGACCGCCCTTTACTGGATAGTCAGAGGGTTCGGCGGCCTGCCGGCTTTCTAG
- a CDS encoding response regulator, whose translation MEDLKIMLVDDEERFLETTKKILTKRGYHVETASSGVEALEKLRTTPAQVVILDVKMPGMDGNQTLVEIKKLFPMVEVIMLTGHATVESAIAGLKSGASDYLMKPADIGEVIQKAEEAFVRRQNLESKIRVAQMRRLMGSPREIIETSD comes from the coding sequence ATGGAAGATCTGAAAATCATGCTGGTGGACGACGAGGAGCGTTTCCTGGAAACCACCAAAAAAATTTTGACCAAAAGGGGATACCACGTGGAGACGGCCTCCAGCGGCGTCGAAGCCCTGGAGAAGCTGCGCACCACCCCGGCCCAGGTGGTCATTTTGGACGTCAAGATGCCCGGTATGGACGGCAACCAGACCCTGGTGGAGATCAAAAAGCTCTTTCCCATGGTGGAAGTGATCATGCTCACGGGGCACGCCACCGTTGAATCGGCCATCGCCGGGTTGAAGTCAGGAGCCAGCGACTACCTGATGAAGCCTGCCGACATCGGTGAGGTGATCCAGAAAGCCGAAGAAGCCTTTGTACGGCGTCAGAATCTGGAATCCAAAATTCGAGTGGCCCAGATGCGCCGGCTGATGGGGTCCCCCAGAGAGATTATAGAGACATCCGACTGA
- a CDS encoding pyruvate, water dikinase has translation MTFLNRLYRRITGEPKRKPQSDVEALRIAFKTRYNAFKRLLASNRKAMDIMADIELRLAADHPFGMSFVRGSATGVSVNVLKMIRLLAELSPGKFPGLKPRFEEINNQIQGLMTSRKRPSDTRLIVDFQDMDAAAADVVGNKMAHLIEIKNHLDLPTPEGFIITAAAYERLVHANDLQAEIDRRCQSADTAHMDRLHALSSELQQLIIRSRVPDEIREAVINAHADLLRRRGPATTVALRSSAMGEDSEGTAFAGQYRSVLNVGANSLLDAYKEVLASKYTLQAMAYRLNLGIRDEDVSMSVGCLEMVNAFCGGVVYSRSPVSVEDDSIFINAAWGLPKSVVDGSGGFDAIVVSRRPSLSILRMEPGHKTHKLVSFPEEGLRRVKLPDRLADNLSLTPEQALQLAEIAMEIESYYQAPQDVEWAITAEGAVFILQCRPLQQMQMAPSAPLPSAFTSGGNALFSGTGVTASCGVAGGTVFQVNKNMDMLQFPQGAVLVTRQALPAWAPLLNRAAAVITETGGFAGHLANVAREFGVPALFGVSGAMDRLANGRLVTVDADRRSIYPGKPEVMPDRPGKNPSRIVSSPVYTTLQKISRLIVPLSLLDPSAPEFTPDNCKSLHDITRFVHEKSVHEMFNFGKSHHFSERSGKQLHYNVPMQWWILNLDDGFVHEVHGKYVKLENICSIPMLAFWEGYTAVAWDGPPPVDGKGLMSVMFRSTMNPALSTGVKSNYAERNYFMISKNFCSLNSRLGYHFSIMEALVGDRITENYVSFQFKGGAADQGRRYRRVAFIGDILEEHHFRVEIKEDHLAARVEGDTRSFMIERLNILGYLALHTRQLDMIMANGATVEHYRNKIHRDLEKIIHGT, from the coding sequence ATGACCTTCTTGAACAGACTATACCGGCGGATCACAGGCGAGCCGAAGCGCAAGCCGCAAAGCGATGTCGAAGCGCTGCGCATCGCTTTCAAGACCCGCTATAACGCCTTCAAACGCCTGCTGGCGTCCAACCGAAAGGCCATGGACATCATGGCGGATATCGAATTGCGCCTGGCCGCCGACCACCCGTTTGGCATGTCTTTTGTGCGCGGCAGCGCGACCGGCGTTTCCGTCAATGTTCTTAAAATGATCCGCCTTCTCGCAGAGCTGTCTCCAGGAAAGTTTCCCGGATTGAAACCACGCTTCGAGGAAATCAACAATCAGATCCAGGGACTGATGACCAGCCGTAAACGGCCCTCCGACACACGCCTTATCGTGGATTTTCAAGACATGGATGCAGCGGCGGCCGACGTTGTCGGCAATAAAATGGCCCATCTGATCGAAATTAAAAATCATCTCGATTTGCCGACCCCGGAAGGCTTCATCATCACGGCGGCGGCGTATGAACGCTTGGTCCATGCAAACGACCTCCAGGCCGAAATCGATCGGCGCTGCCAATCGGCGGATACCGCCCACATGGACCGCCTCCACGCCCTGAGCTCGGAGTTGCAGCAACTGATCATCCGCTCCCGCGTGCCCGATGAGATTCGCGAAGCCGTCATCAACGCCCATGCCGACCTCCTGCGCCGACGAGGCCCTGCCACGACCGTGGCACTTCGCAGCAGTGCCATGGGTGAGGATTCGGAGGGAACCGCCTTTGCCGGACAGTACCGCAGTGTTCTCAATGTCGGCGCCAACAGCCTGCTGGATGCCTACAAGGAGGTGTTGGCAAGCAAATACACCCTGCAAGCCATGGCGTACCGATTGAATCTGGGCATTCGCGATGAAGATGTTTCCATGAGTGTCGGCTGCCTCGAAATGGTAAATGCGTTTTGCGGAGGGGTCGTCTACAGCCGCAGCCCGGTCAGCGTGGAAGATGATTCCATTTTTATCAACGCGGCCTGGGGATTGCCCAAATCCGTGGTGGACGGCAGCGGCGGTTTCGATGCCATCGTCGTTTCCAGGAGACCCTCCCTATCCATTCTTCGCATGGAACCGGGCCACAAGACCCACAAGCTGGTCTCCTTCCCGGAAGAGGGCCTGCGCCGGGTCAAATTACCGGACCGTCTTGCAGACAATTTGTCCCTAACCCCTGAGCAGGCTTTGCAGCTGGCTGAAATAGCGATGGAAATAGAATCCTACTACCAGGCCCCCCAGGATGTCGAGTGGGCCATCACCGCCGAAGGCGCCGTCTTCATTCTCCAATGCCGCCCCCTTCAGCAAATGCAGATGGCGCCATCGGCGCCCTTGCCGTCTGCTTTTACCAGCGGGGGAAATGCCCTTTTCAGCGGAACAGGGGTTACCGCCAGCTGCGGTGTGGCCGGCGGAACGGTTTTTCAGGTGAACAAAAACATGGACATGCTCCAATTCCCCCAAGGTGCGGTTCTGGTGACGAGGCAGGCACTGCCCGCCTGGGCCCCCCTGTTGAACCGGGCCGCCGCGGTGATTACCGAAACAGGCGGCTTTGCGGGACACCTGGCCAATGTTGCCCGCGAGTTCGGTGTGCCCGCTCTCTTTGGCGTCAGCGGAGCCATGGACCGCTTGGCCAACGGACGCCTGGTCACCGTGGATGCAGACCGCAGAAGCATATATCCGGGCAAACCCGAGGTCATGCCGGATAGACCGGGGAAAAACCCGAGTCGAATTGTTAGTTCACCGGTCTATACCACGTTGCAAAAAATCAGCCGCCTTATCGTGCCCTTGAGCCTGCTGGACCCCTCGGCACCTGAATTCACGCCGGACAACTGCAAAAGCCTGCATGACATCACCCGCTTTGTGCATGAAAAGTCGGTTCACGAAATGTTCAATTTCGGCAAGTCCCACCATTTTTCTGAACGGTCGGGCAAGCAGTTGCACTACAACGTACCCATGCAGTGGTGGATTCTCAATCTGGATGACGGATTCGTGCATGAAGTCCACGGTAAATATGTCAAGCTGGAAAATATCTGCTCCATTCCCATGCTGGCCTTCTGGGAAGGATACACCGCCGTGGCCTGGGACGGACCGCCGCCGGTGGACGGCAAGGGGCTCATGTCGGTCATGTTCCGCTCCACCATGAACCCGGCACTATCCACGGGGGTGAAATCGAATTACGCGGAACGCAACTATTTCATGATTTCGAAAAACTTCTGCAGCCTTAACTCGAGGTTGGGATACCATTTTTCGATCATGGAAGCGCTGGTCGGTGATCGGATCACCGAAAACTATGTCAGTTTCCAGTTCAAGGGCGGCGCGGCGGACCAGGGCCGCCGCTACCGCAGGGTGGCCTTCATCGGCGACATTCTCGAGGAGCATCATTTCAGGGTCGAAATCAAGGAAGATCATCTGGCGGCCAGGGTGGAAGGCGACACCCGCAGTTTCATGATCGAGCGCCTTAACATATTGGGGTATCTGGCCCTGCACACCCGTCAGTTGGACATGATCATGGCCAACGGAGCCACGGTGGAGCATTACAGAAACAAGATCCACCGGGATTTGGAAAAAATCATCCACGGCACCTAA